ACTAGAGGATAAACCGAATTGAATCAATTCTCAAAAATTAGGAATCaatcgaaaaataatattactTTTCAGAGTCAATCAATGGAACTTTAAGattctgaataaaaattattacttCATGATCAACataagtaaaataataaaaaaatagatcTAGTTTCTAAAAAAAATGCAGTTATCTGTAAAAAAATTCCATACCTCATTTAATGTCAAAGTATAATTTTACATCTAATGTATTGATAAAAACAATCACATATAAATTCTTCTTAAATCAGAAGGGGAAGTGATCATGTTACACTGAGGGCATAATTTTTTTGCCCCAAGAGTCTGTAACCAACACTGTTCACAGTGAACATGCCAACAACAAACAGATATCACAGGTGTCCTGTATTTGTCCATACAAATTAAACATTTATAATTATCTTCTCTACATTGTTCACGATTTTCAAGTTCACGTATTCTAGCCTTCAATACCTGAACAATAGGATCTACACCTTTATTATCCTCATAATCACTAGTAGATTCGTTATGTACTGATATATCACTGACTATTTTAGGGTCACCACCTATAACTGCTTTCCTTAGTGCTAAATTGTCTTTATCATCACAAGGTAGAATTACATCACATTCTGAATATTGTGCTGCTCCATATATTTGGGTATCTTCAACATCTTCTACATTTAAATCTTCATCATCATCTGCCATTGTTAATGAGGAACCTAAACTTGATACACCCCCAGGAAGTAAAGATGTTGCTCTGATTCTAGACTGTCCTGCCCATTCATATTCTTCAAAAGCTTCAACATCTATAGTTTCACTACCATCTTCATTTTCAGTTGAAGATTCTGACCTTCTCAAACACATCTCAACATGAATCATCAGATCCTCAGATATGCTGGATATATCTTTATTGCAAATTGGACATACTACTTCTTCACTCTTTCTTTTTctagattttattttttgtctAGATTGCCTGTTGGAACGAACTTTCTGATAGATTTCCCATGTTTTGTCTTTATCTAAAACAGATGGACTTCTAGTAGAAATACCATTTGATGATGAACTTGATGGAGTGCTTCTTCCATTGACCCTCGGCCTAGGTGAGGGTAATTtattgagtttttctatctcGGATGTTAAATGCATTTCGACTTCTGAAGTTCTAAGTGTTACTCCACAAACAGGACAAACAATCGGATCtatttgttttcttttcaatCTGAAACCTCTGCCAGCTTCTTCACAATATCCAGAAGTGCTAGGTTGATTTTCATCCATTTTATAGAACCACTACAATATTATTGGCAATAAACCTTACCATCGTTAGTCCTTAATGTTGTGTCTTTCCTGATactaaaataaacattgaaaataaaatcttATAAGATATACTATAACTGTACTTTTGGCTTATCAATAGTTCGCgagaaaatatttgatgaagCATCACCTACCTcaagtaaaattttcatttacataagttatcaaaataatgaaaccgAGATGAGGAGGACAATTTAGCAATTATTTGAGAGTACTTATTTACACttatacttcttcaaaaattgatatgaatttatTTAAACTACTATGCATAGAGAAGATAAAATCGGACCTACTTTAGCTCTACTTTATATATTTAGGGTTCTGTGGTTTGAtccaaaatgaaattatcaattttgaatACCCATCGATTAgttaatttgagtatttctcccAAGAAGAAATTTGGAGAGAAGAAGGCAAGGCATTACAGCCTTGATTTTTAGTAGAAGagttcctgtgcattacgatttcaccttcaaagaaccATTGAATGAGTTTATTATTACCATAATTAAAAGCAACAATACATCAGTCTGGATCACAGATAAACTATACATTATTACATTATTTAATACAATATAATCTATATGATATTTAATATTTGCTTGTGAGTCATCTATACTTATTTCAATGTTCCGCCACCCAATACGGATAGAATTTTATAACACATAGTACCCATCCCACGCTAGCTACGAGGTCTTCTATGTAGATGTCGCCatagaacaaaaattttcaGGAGGTCAACTGGAGACATTTGTACTTAAATTCTCATAGTCAAGTCTAGAAGAAAATTCTCTCTAATCatgaagagaatttttttaCGCAGAAATCTACAACCTCAAAAACTCCTATGAAAAGATACTTGATTCACAACAGGCGATTTATGGAAAAGAAAAACCAAGACTGACCTTGGATCTATAAGAAATCAAAATTGTATATATACTAGAATTATAGAGTAAATTGTCTTCAGAAGTACCTAACAAACAATacataaatgaatttttcaagtaaaCTAGTAAACTCATActtacaattcaaaaaatttcgaaaattccaaaaaaaaaagatgaactaAGTTATTATCGATCCTTTAAAATCGCATTTTAGGTAGATACTAAAATTATAGATTAAAATACTGCAGAAGCAATAATAAACAATACatataatctttttttcatGTTACTCATTAGATACCTTCTCAATCATTCTATGGATCCGGTCCTGTTCCCCCGTTTCGTAAATCTAAAATTGGTTATTAGGAACATAGGAAGGCGAGGAGGTATTCGGAGTAATCATAGAAGTTTCTATGTAGGTTACGCCTAATACCTCAGCTGTTTCTATGGTCACCAAAGACAACGACGCTTCACGAAGTAATTCCATAAAATCGTAAAAATTTTGTGAGGGAAATCCTATAAAAACTAACTCCACAAGAAAAAACCAGTTCAAAATATTCGAGAAATTTTCAAGGCTTCAATTTAGTAGGCGATTTTGCGTTAGTTCAGCCTTTTTCCGCAAAAGTTggacaaaatgaactgaaaatttggcGCTGCGATCGCTCGTCTCGGATCCGCAAAATATTCGAAATGGGGGTTGACCGAAAAGTtttcatctaaaaatatttttaatccgCATACGGGGGACAATCAAAAGTTATTTTTATATGGAAAGAATTGACAATCGTGAAGGATGGACCCCACCCTATGGTGGTGAGTATGAATAAACGTCCACAATACTCTTGAGAAACATCCAAGGGTATTTTACATAAGGGAGACGATGACTAGAGATGTTCCACAAGTTGACAGCGTAAAGCTAGTCAAATTTGCCAAATATGGAAATTGAATTCTGATTTAGATAAATTAGCCAGAGAAGCTTCTCTGACTCTGAATAATTCTACGATTAAACAGAATTTTGAGATATAGGAATTTTTAAACATATTTCAAATCTCATTTAGGGTAGGATAAGAATTTATAGCATTTGAAATCGGGATAAATCCTTTGGATAGATAGATACCAAACTCCAATCACTAGAATTTccaaatagttattttcctctTTAGACACATTTAAcacttattttttcttttattgtcTCTTTTCCTTCTCACTTATATTTCGATATATATATTTAAGATATTTCTCTCTCTTATTTGCTTCGAGTATCATTGAAAGAATTGATAAATAATCACGCTTTAGTGAAAATTAATACAAAACATAACAAAATTTGAATACAAACTATTTAAGAACATTTTCAAGTCTATTAAGAAATAATTTGGTTTCCTAAGAGGCTCGATTCAAGTATATATATACTTTATtacatttaataaataaataaatatttaattctaCGTTTCCACGTCAATGTTTTGTACATTTGGAGATTTAAAGAAAGGATTTGAGAATGGATGGTTTAGAAAATATTCAGCACCAAACTCTTCGTACATTTGACGAGTTAACAATTTCTTTTTGAAGTCTGGGTGCTTGGCCCATTTTTTAGCACCATACCAAGATGTTAGTCCAACATTTTTGGCAATCTTCACATTCACTTTTGATCTAAAAGGTCTTACAGAAATTAGGTCACTGAGTAGTCTTTCTTTGAGTCCTTTCAACGAAGATAATCCTCCAATAATGATAACATTGGATGCTAAAAGTAACTGCTCTTGTGGCTTGAAAAGGGACAGAACATAAGCAATAACTTCAGAAAGCCCAGCTTCAGAAGAGCCCAACATATAGGGTTTAAATAATAGTTCAGGAGCTCTGAAACGTTCGATCCCCACATGCAATTGGTAAGTTTCTCCTGGATTTACTACCTCCAATTCGTTGGGTTCATATTCTCTTATAATTTCTTCCAGTTCTAAAACCTTCTCGTTTTCAGCATCACTATCCGAATCTCCTCCtaaaaatcaattcatattatgaataaattcaatataatcAAAAATTGTTGACTTTCCATCTTTGCTGATTGTTTTATAAATATCCCAGTCTTCATCTCTCAACCCAAAATCGTCATTTCCTTTTTCTTTCCTAGCCAATTGTGAAATAATTCTCATTCTTTCTTGACCTGCAGCAGTTCTACGTTTTGCCATATCTTGTTTCCTCTGTTTCCTCAATAGTTTTCTGTTTAGAATGTCTTGTCtctaaaaatatttgaattaataaTGGTATTATTTCCATTTTGAATACCTTACAGTCTTCTTGATGTTTTGAAGGTACTCATTTAAATCTTTCTCATTTTCAAAAACCATTTTACTAGATTTTGATTGTTTGGCTGGTGGTTCTTCTGATTCCTCAGGAAATTTTGCTGATTTCATCTTTGATTTGGTTTTTTCTATTCTCATTGtcaaatttgttatatttttctgaagatCTTGTATGctcttcaattgaaattcttctaaaatattttctaacTCATCATCGTCTATACCACTTTCATATTTCTGCTGTAAATGAATTAACTGAGATAATTTATCTTCATCCTCAGCTAATCTTTCTTCTCTTTTTCTCGCATTTATTTCTGTTAATCTGCGAGCTAgttctttttttctttctttttgttGTTCCACTGGAAATGACTTCTATTAAAAAGATGAACGAAAGAAAATAGAATTGAAACACTTAAATAGTATATTTTTGCTTTTCCAAAGTTGTTGAAAATTACATAATACTTACATGTGAGTGTAGATTGTACATTACAAGTATAGGGCAATTGAATTTTCTTAATATGATTCTCATAGTAATCGGTATCTAACCATCTATTCAATTCTTCCTTATAATCCAAAGCAACTTCACATATTGAATGTAATAACTCCTCTATTCTGCTCAAAGTTATACTTGTAGAATGAGCTGGATACTTAAGTTGAAGTATTTTATGAAGAAATGTAATTATATGGTGACCCCCAGTATTGAGCCTTCTAACATTATCGTAAATGGCATTGTGATTTAATACAGGAATAACATGGCACGTGTGATATCCCAGACTTACAATCAAAGCATTTTCTTGTTGTGGATCAGAAAAATAACGTCCATACAATGCATCAACACCATAAGAGAGACCGGGAACATTATAACATTCGAACAAAAGCTCTGTCATATCTAAAAAAGgaaatatatcaattttcagcattagtaaaaaaaatacaattatcaTCATTGAATAACTGATCAAAACTCACATTGTCTAGATGAATTGGGGTTCAAAAATGCTTCTGTTAACACAATTGGATGTGCTATTTTTTCTGTGTCTATTCCCAAATGAGAAAATGAATAGTCAAATAATTGCTCTTGAGCTTCAAAATGCGTTAcaatatttttatcaaattgagACTTGAGTTGAAACCGTACAGCTTCAATATTTGCTATTTCATTTCCAACCTGAATCAAAGATATCTGAGATGtgtctgaattttcttttttataaCGTTCTTTTCTCAATTTAGCaactaaatttttaaaaattagtaATGGTTCAGAACTTGT
Above is a window of Harmonia axyridis chromosome X, icHarAxyr1.1, whole genome shotgun sequence DNA encoding:
- the LOC123685782 gene encoding E3 ubiquitin-protein ligase RNF220 gives rise to the protein MDENQPSTSGYCEEAGRGFRLKRKQIDPIVCPVCGVTLRTSEVEMHLTSEIEKLNKLPSPRPRVNGRSTPSSSSSNGISTRSPSVLDKDKTWEIYQKVRSNRQSRQKIKSRKRKSEEVVCPICNKDISSISEDLMIHVEMCLRRSESSTENEDGSETIDVEAFEEYEWAGQSRIRATSLLPGGVSSLGSSLTMADDDEDLNVEDVEDTQIYGAAQYSECDVILPCDDKDNLALRKAVIGGDPKIVSDISVHNESTSDYEDNKGVDPIVQVLKARIRELENREQCREDNYKCLICMDKYRTPVISVCCWHVHCEQCWLQTLGAKKLCPQCNMITSPSDLRRIYM
- the LOC123686088 gene encoding actin-related protein 5 gives rise to the protein MDLLEFKDLKPVPDIVHTYTSSLRNNSTPIIIDNGSYQCRVGWATSSEPLLIFKNLVAKLRKERYKKENSDTSQISLIQVGNEIANIEAVRFQLKSQFDKNIVTHFEAQEQLFDYSFSHLGIDTEKIAHPIVLTEAFLNPNSSRQYMTELLFECYNVPGLSYGVDALYGRYFSDPQQENALIVSLGYHTCHVIPVLNHNAIYDNVRRLNTGGHHIITFLHKILQLKYPAHSTSITLSRIEELLHSICEVALDYKEELNRWLDTDYYENHIKKIQLPYTCNVQSTLTLEQQKERKKELARRLTEINARKREERLAEDEDKLSQLIHLQQKYESGIDDDELENILEEFQLKSIQDLQKNITNLTMRIEKTKSKMKSAKFPEESEEPPAKQSKSSKMVFENEKDLNEYLQNIKKTRQDILNRKLLRKQRKQDMAKRRTAAGQERMRIISQLARKEKGNDDFGLRDEDWDIYKTISKDGGDSDSDAENEKVLELEEIIREYEPNELEVVNPGETYQLHVGIERFRAPELLFKPYMLGSSEAGLSEVIAYVLSLFKPQEQLLLASNVIIIGGLSSLKGLKERLLSDLISVRPFRSKVNVKIAKNVGLTSWYGAKKWAKHPDFKKKLLTRQMYEEFGAEYFLNHPFSNPFFKSPNVQNIDVET